In the Leptospira limi genome, one interval contains:
- a CDS encoding bactofilin family protein, which yields MKDESIDTIISDDITFRGTLSFNQTLKIKGQFKGTISSHGKLIIDETGDVEADVEVGSLVVLGNLKGNVDAKEKVELKKNGKVVGDIKTPGLEVEFGSKIIGNCIM from the coding sequence ATGAAAGACGAATCGATAGACACAATTATAAGCGATGACATCACGTTTCGCGGAACCCTTTCCTTCAACCAAACATTAAAAATCAAAGGCCAATTCAAAGGAACCATTAGTTCTCATGGCAAACTCATCATCGATGAAACTGGTGATGTAGAAGCAGACGTGGAAGTTGGAAGTTTAGTGGTTCTTGGCAATCTGAAAGGAAATGTCGATGCGAAAGAGAAAGTGGAATTAAAAAAGAATGGAAAGGTTGTCGGTGATATCAAAACTCCGGGTCTTGAAGTGGAATTTGGTTCCAAAATTATTGGCAATTGCATCATGTAA
- a CDS encoding efflux RND transporter periplasmic adaptor subunit: MQNELNLKKIRNIGILVLLGSVLYFGYTKFFGAGKKTEALTEDKSKFIISNEIQKNHPFSVVYLQERALEEELQLPGTVSYDMNNVAKVGSRVNGRIVQVFVKEGEYVKKSTALASIQSVDLGTTEAAYLKARARLEALKVQADRAKDLYERKVTSAKEYEMSLMDYKSVKAEMETSRNALENLGLNETEIANLEAGKYNSKNLYIRTPISGTVTEREAIIGQAVNARDNLFTVADLSVLWINLEVYEKDLASIRVGNEAKVIPIGSKDESLKAVVSHVGDIIDPVKKTAEIRLEVRNSKGRLRPGQSVTATVVGAMVTSSVNKAKVIPANCIHKIEGENFIFVRNPDGSFSAKKIGIGKTYDNWVEVTDGVGSGEAIVEEGSFVLKSEYLKL, encoded by the coding sequence ATGCAAAATGAATTGAATTTAAAAAAAATCAGAAATATTGGTATTCTCGTATTACTTGGAAGTGTGTTGTATTTTGGTTATACAAAGTTCTTTGGAGCTGGAAAAAAAACAGAGGCACTCACCGAGGATAAATCCAAATTTATCATCTCCAATGAAATCCAAAAAAACCATCCCTTTTCTGTGGTTTATTTACAGGAAAGAGCTTTAGAAGAAGAATTACAACTCCCTGGAACCGTTTCGTATGACATGAATAATGTGGCAAAAGTAGGTTCCCGTGTGAATGGTAGAATCGTACAAGTTTTCGTAAAAGAAGGTGAATACGTAAAAAAAAGTACAGCACTTGCATCCATTCAATCAGTTGACTTAGGTACTACTGAAGCTGCTTATTTAAAAGCTCGTGCAAGACTCGAAGCATTAAAAGTACAAGCTGATCGTGCAAAAGATTTGTATGAACGAAAAGTAACTTCTGCCAAAGAATATGAAATGTCTCTAATGGATTATAAGTCTGTAAAAGCAGAGATGGAAACATCTCGGAATGCCCTAGAAAACCTAGGTTTAAATGAAACTGAAATCGCAAATTTAGAAGCTGGGAAATACAATTCCAAAAATTTATACATCAGAACTCCCATCTCTGGTACAGTCACAGAAAGGGAAGCGATCATTGGCCAAGCAGTCAATGCACGTGATAACTTATTTACTGTTGCCGATTTATCAGTGTTATGGATTAATTTAGAAGTGTATGAAAAAGATTTAGCTTCTATACGTGTGGGAAATGAAGCAAAAGTGATTCCGATTGGATCTAAGGATGAATCATTAAAAGCAGTTGTATCTCATGTTGGTGATATCATTGATCCTGTGAAAAAAACTGCAGAGATACGATTGGAAGTACGAAACTCAAAAGGTAGATTACGACCTGGACAAAGTGTTACAGCAACCGTTGTTGGCGCAATGGTTACATCATCGGTAAACAAAGCAAAGGTGATTCCCGCCAACTGTATTCATAAAATCGAAGGCGAAAACTTTATTTTTGTTAGAAATCCGGATGGTTCTTTCTCAGCAAAAAAAATTGGTATCGGGAAAACGTATGACAATTGGGTAGAAGTGACAGATGGTGTTGGATCGGGAGAGGCTATTGTCGAAGAGGGAAGTTTTGTCTTAAAAAGTGAATATTTGAAACTATAA
- a CDS encoding efflux RND transporter permease subunit, which translates to MLEKIIQFSIHKRATVLVITAVLTLVGFYNALNLSIDAIPDVTNVQVSAVTSVPGLSPLEVEQFITYPIELEFNGMPKVTEIRSISRTGVSSVTVIFEDGTDIYFARQLVNERLKQAENFIPKSYGRPELSPIATGLGDIYEFALVSESHTPEELRTVMEWEVARQLRSVKGIIDVNVVGGDAKQFQIKIDPKRLLSHNLTLSHITEALEGANVNLGGGYIQKGEEQFVIRGESQFKSIDDIARLSVRTSKDGIPLTLSQIARVETGPALRFGLSTMNGKREVVGGTAMMLLGSNSLQVVGRVKEKMKEIESRLPQGMKIQVYYDRSEFIGRTLSTVFTNLVEAAIIVLVCLILTLGTVKGAFAVALAIPVSMMIATILMNAFGIVGNLMSLGALDFGLLVDGSIVMLESTLHGFLIRKSFLLSKTSAQDMEDGMEDVIMESCIKVVRASAFSVGIILLVYLPLMTLEGVEGRMFRPMAITVAFALGAALLYSITTFPALMSYIYKKPILHESAFWEKFQNKYSEILTYGMKFKRQFTYAGIGVVVISFMLASTLGSEFLPRIDEGEIAVDIKRLPSTAINHSRDLNLEMEKVILKFPEAVSVVSRQGRGESAAEPIGSEEGEMMVKLKPRKEWVTAKDREELMEKMKNSINQNVPSSYISLSQPIENRVNALLSGSKADIVIKIYGDDLKMLKSIADNYASKIKKIQGAADLRVQKLLGLPLLEIKMNRGNMARYGVRAEEVLTTIETLRVGFNAGKVYEGYKRFDLIVRLDADVTDIGVIENVPVMTELGGTVPLGQVTDIQMTEGPAALYHEGLKRRILVEVNVRGRDMIGFVNDVQSATESIESSLPQGYYVDWGGQFENFTRAKNRLAIVIPIAGAIIFGMLFIAFGSVYYALGVFILVPLSLSGGILSLVMRGLPFSIPAGVGFIAAAGISVLNGVVYASALKDQLKITRDPSIAVVEAAVYTLRAVATTELVAIIGFLPMAIASSAGAEVQRPLATVVMGGVLVATILSRFLLPIAFEFLVKLAQRQELRQMERERKMNDYFVEEMKKYKASDSFHSADHSHGSHLEKEVQEDEEEPKQSKQNQKTKRKRT; encoded by the coding sequence ATGTTAGAAAAAATCATTCAGTTTTCCATCCACAAAAGAGCGACGGTTCTTGTGATCACCGCTGTTCTCACTCTTGTGGGTTTTTACAATGCACTCAATTTATCCATTGATGCGATTCCGGATGTGACAAACGTCCAAGTTTCAGCAGTCACTTCTGTTCCAGGTTTATCTCCCCTTGAGGTAGAACAATTCATTACATATCCCATTGAACTTGAGTTTAACGGGATGCCAAAGGTCACAGAAATTCGATCCATTTCCAGAACTGGTGTGAGTTCGGTGACTGTTATCTTTGAGGACGGAACCGACATCTATTTTGCAAGACAACTTGTGAATGAACGTCTGAAACAAGCTGAGAATTTTATTCCGAAATCATATGGTCGACCTGAACTTTCTCCTATCGCTACTGGTCTCGGTGATATTTATGAATTTGCCTTAGTCTCAGAAAGTCATACTCCAGAAGAATTAAGAACTGTCATGGAATGGGAGGTGGCAAGGCAACTACGTTCTGTCAAAGGGATCATAGATGTCAACGTTGTCGGGGGAGATGCCAAACAATTCCAAATCAAAATCGACCCCAAACGACTATTATCTCATAATCTCACACTCTCCCATATCACAGAAGCTTTGGAAGGAGCCAATGTAAACTTAGGTGGCGGATACATCCAAAAAGGTGAGGAACAATTTGTCATTCGGGGAGAAAGCCAATTTAAATCCATCGATGATATCGCTCGTTTATCGGTGCGAACTTCCAAAGATGGAATCCCACTCACTCTCAGTCAAATTGCGCGAGTGGAAACAGGACCTGCTCTCAGGTTTGGTTTGAGTACCATGAATGGCAAACGAGAAGTTGTGGGTGGGACTGCGATGATGTTACTTGGTAGTAACTCATTACAAGTTGTAGGCCGAGTGAAAGAGAAGATGAAGGAAATTGAATCAAGACTCCCACAAGGGATGAAGATCCAAGTGTATTATGACCGCTCTGAATTCATTGGCCGAACTCTTTCCACAGTTTTTACCAATTTAGTGGAAGCTGCAATCATCGTTTTAGTTTGTTTGATCTTAACACTTGGCACCGTCAAAGGTGCGTTTGCTGTTGCTCTTGCCATTCCCGTGTCCATGATGATTGCCACAATTCTTATGAATGCCTTTGGAATTGTTGGTAACTTAATGTCTCTCGGAGCTCTCGACTTTGGACTCCTTGTGGATGGATCGATTGTGATGTTAGAGTCCACTCTCCATGGATTTCTGATTCGAAAAAGTTTCCTTCTCTCCAAAACGTCCGCCCAGGACATGGAAGATGGAATGGAAGATGTCATCATGGAATCCTGTATCAAGGTAGTACGTGCTTCCGCATTTAGTGTGGGAATTATTTTGCTAGTCTATTTACCACTCATGACATTGGAAGGTGTGGAAGGTCGGATGTTTCGTCCGATGGCAATTACCGTAGCGTTTGCATTAGGTGCGGCACTCCTTTATTCCATCACTACATTTCCTGCCCTCATGTCCTATATTTATAAAAAGCCAATTTTACATGAGTCCGCTTTTTGGGAAAAATTCCAAAACAAGTATTCTGAAATTTTGACCTATGGGATGAAGTTCAAGCGCCAGTTTACTTATGCAGGGATTGGAGTTGTTGTTATATCCTTTATGCTCGCATCTACCTTGGGTTCAGAATTTTTACCAAGGATTGATGAAGGGGAAATTGCAGTCGATATCAAACGACTCCCATCCACAGCGATCAACCATTCCAGAGATCTGAATTTGGAAATGGAGAAGGTGATCTTAAAGTTTCCAGAAGCAGTCAGTGTTGTCTCGAGACAAGGCCGTGGGGAATCTGCAGCAGAACCTATAGGTTCGGAAGAAGGTGAGATGATGGTGAAGTTAAAACCTAGAAAGGAATGGGTCACCGCCAAAGACAGAGAAGAACTGATGGAGAAAATGAAAAACTCGATCAATCAAAATGTTCCTTCATCTTACATCAGTTTGTCGCAACCGATTGAAAACCGAGTGAATGCCTTATTGTCTGGATCAAAAGCTGATATTGTGATTAAAATCTACGGTGATGATTTAAAAATGTTAAAATCAATCGCAGATAATTATGCATCCAAAATCAAAAAGATCCAAGGTGCCGCAGACTTACGAGTTCAAAAATTACTAGGTCTACCTCTGCTCGAGATCAAAATGAACCGTGGGAATATGGCTCGTTATGGGGTAAGGGCAGAGGAAGTTCTTACAACGATCGAAACCTTACGTGTTGGATTTAACGCAGGTAAGGTATATGAAGGATACAAACGATTTGATTTGATTGTTCGCCTTGATGCCGATGTAACCGACATTGGAGTGATAGAGAATGTTCCCGTCATGACTGAGCTCGGTGGAACGGTTCCTTTGGGTCAGGTCACTGATATCCAAATGACGGAAGGCCCTGCCGCCCTATACCATGAAGGACTCAAACGTAGGATCCTTGTGGAAGTGAATGTTCGCGGACGTGATATGATTGGTTTTGTGAATGATGTACAGTCTGCTACAGAGTCGATCGAATCAAGTTTGCCACAGGGTTATTATGTGGATTGGGGTGGACAATTTGAGAATTTTACTCGCGCTAAAAACAGGTTGGCGATTGTAATTCCCATTGCAGGTGCCATTATTTTTGGAATGTTATTCATTGCATTTGGCAGTGTTTACTATGCCTTAGGTGTATTTATCCTTGTTCCCTTATCATTGTCAGGTGGGATTTTATCTCTTGTGATGAGAGGGCTTCCATTCTCGATCCCAGCAGGTGTTGGATTTATTGCCGCAGCCGGTATATCGGTGTTAAATGGGGTTGTGTATGCATCTGCCTTAAAAGACCAATTAAAAATTACAAGAGATCCATCAATCGCAGTGGTTGAGGCTGCTGTTTATACTCTAAGGGCTGTTGCCACAACAGAACTTGTGGCCATTATTGGATTTTTACCAATGGCTATTGCTTCCAGTGCTGGAGCAGAAGTGCAAAGACCCCTCGCCACAGTGGTGATGGGTGGAGTACTTGTTGCGACCATTTTATCTCGATTTTTATTACCTATCGCATTTGAGTTTTTAGTCAAACTTGCACAAAGACAAGAGCTTAGACAAATGGAACGAGAAAGAAAGATGAACGATTACTTTGTAGAAGAAATGAAAAAATACAAAGCATCCGATTCATTTCATTCAGCAGATCATTCTCATGGATCTCACTTAGAAAAGGAAGTCCAAGAAGATGAAGAAGAACCAAAACAATCAAAACAAAATCAAAAAACAAAACGAAAGAGGACATAA
- the lexA gene encoding transcriptional repressor LexA, producing the protein MKDLTEKQESVLQYISDTVREKGFPPTIREIGDQFGITAKGAYDHLKAIEKKGYIRTSKNQSRAIELLKGNADEALLVRASGIPLLGQVAAGNPILAEENIEEYIAVPDDLATKPGTFALKVKGDSMVEAGISDGDIAIIQKKDTARNGEIVVAMIDNEATLKVFYKEPDMIRLEPRNAKLKPIRTKKATIIGKLIGLYRIY; encoded by the coding sequence ATGAAAGACCTCACGGAAAAACAAGAATCTGTTTTACAATACATCTCGGACACGGTCCGAGAAAAGGGATTTCCCCCTACCATCCGTGAGATTGGTGACCAATTTGGAATTACTGCAAAGGGTGCTTACGACCACCTAAAGGCAATTGAAAAAAAGGGTTATATCCGCACTTCCAAAAACCAAAGCCGTGCCATCGAACTTTTGAAAGGAAATGCCGACGAAGCTCTCCTTGTTCGTGCTTCTGGTATCCCTCTCCTTGGCCAAGTCGCAGCAGGAAATCCCATCCTTGCGGAAGAAAACATTGAAGAATACATTGCCGTCCCAGATGATTTGGCAACAAAACCGGGAACCTTTGCCTTAAAAGTAAAAGGTGATTCCATGGTGGAAGCAGGGATCAGTGATGGGGACATTGCCATCATCCAGAAAAAAGATACGGCAAGGAATGGCGAAATTGTTGTGGCCATGATTGATAATGAAGCCACTCTTAAGGTGTTTTACAAAGAACCAGACATGATCCGACTAGAACCTCGGAACGCAAAACTCAAACCCATTCGCACAAAGAAAGCAACGATAATTGGAAAACTCATAGGTCTCTATCGTATTTACTGA
- the recJ gene encoding single-stranded-DNA-specific exonuclease RecJ, producing the protein MHHVTKVHFGPNLSEVRTKVDSKRPILRYLVDRREGFQNTHPKELLHSDFSCFHSPFSLPDIGEAVSLLLTYAKSNRKILLYGDRDSDGVSSTCLLAFFLKSHPEFQSANLEVMVSSESDPYGLCKEAVSKIKKAKPDLLVTLDFGSSQADEIDELTSLGIQVIVLDHHEVPVRIPKNCALINPRRTDSEYPEKKICTAALSFKLVTAILFHESSEWNQLYSKTILVEDGSKEVHYFQNGIKLKNETTRKLDLSNTTVYPYPEDFSTNIPLDDERKLFFYQCKKIPQFFEQLEEETDLAGIGTITDMMPLVGENRHFVKLALESLTKLYISDKKRKGLKELLKELKLNPNGITTKDLGWSIGPVVNAAGRMGKTEEAVSLLLSESESDAKVRAKLLLSINEERKERTKRNMDRVERYFARKPERTGKEVVYCYEPDMEPGVSGIVATRMVDTYKKPAIFVAPDNGDARGSIRSYGPENVLQLLETLSHHFLHFGGHPEAGGFSITIDQLPKFESELYEKAKLWLDEDSASNKVHQIETDFTVLPEEMGDKLLKEWKDLEPFGQGNPDIKLGIKNAKAMHLTPLSGGKHVRFHIVGSGSLKFMIWNKGEEFQNFMSKHGSFDLVGSLEENFYQGRKTLQFIVEWFGISETAGS; encoded by the coding sequence TTGCATCATGTAACAAAGGTTCACTTCGGACCAAATTTATCCGAAGTTCGAACCAAAGTTGATTCGAAAAGACCCATCCTTCGGTATTTAGTCGATCGAAGGGAGGGTTTCCAAAACACACACCCGAAAGAACTACTTCATTCTGATTTTTCTTGTTTCCATTCTCCCTTTTCCCTTCCCGACATTGGTGAGGCGGTTTCCCTACTCCTTACATATGCAAAATCCAATCGTAAGATCTTACTGTATGGAGATAGAGATTCGGATGGTGTAAGTTCCACTTGTTTACTTGCATTCTTTTTAAAATCACATCCAGAATTCCAATCGGCAAATTTAGAAGTGATGGTTTCTTCTGAAAGTGATCCGTACGGACTCTGCAAAGAAGCAGTTTCTAAAATCAAAAAAGCAAAACCCGATTTACTTGTCACACTTGACTTTGGGTCAAGCCAAGCAGACGAAATTGATGAATTAACTTCCCTTGGAATCCAAGTGATTGTCCTCGACCACCACGAAGTTCCCGTTCGTATTCCCAAAAACTGTGCTCTCATTAACCCAAGACGCACTGACTCAGAATACCCTGAAAAAAAAATCTGCACAGCGGCCTTATCCTTTAAATTGGTAACTGCGATTTTATTCCATGAAAGTTCTGAATGGAACCAGTTGTATTCCAAAACAATTCTAGTCGAAGATGGCTCTAAAGAAGTTCACTATTTCCAAAATGGAATCAAACTCAAGAACGAAACCACGAGGAAATTAGACTTATCGAATACCACTGTCTATCCATACCCAGAAGATTTTTCCACCAATATTCCGTTAGATGACGAAAGAAAATTATTCTTTTACCAATGCAAAAAAATTCCTCAGTTTTTTGAACAATTGGAGGAAGAAACAGACCTTGCAGGCATAGGAACCATCACCGATATGATGCCACTTGTGGGAGAAAATCGGCATTTTGTGAAACTTGCATTAGAATCTCTCACCAAACTATATATAAGTGATAAAAAGAGAAAGGGCCTTAAGGAACTATTAAAAGAACTCAAACTCAATCCGAATGGAATCACAACCAAAGATTTAGGATGGTCCATTGGCCCTGTTGTGAATGCAGCTGGTCGCATGGGGAAAACCGAAGAGGCAGTTTCTCTCCTTTTATCGGAATCCGAATCCGACGCTAAAGTTCGGGCCAAACTCCTCCTATCGATCAATGAAGAACGTAAAGAACGCACCAAACGGAATATGGACCGAGTAGAACGTTATTTTGCCAGAAAACCCGAACGAACGGGAAAAGAAGTGGTGTATTGTTACGAACCTGATATGGAACCAGGTGTCAGCGGAATTGTTGCCACAAGAATGGTAGATACTTATAAAAAACCTGCTATCTTTGTAGCACCTGACAATGGTGATGCGAGAGGTAGTATTCGATCTTATGGTCCAGAGAATGTACTCCAACTCTTAGAGACACTTTCCCATCATTTTTTACATTTTGGTGGCCACCCAGAAGCTGGGGGTTTTTCCATCACGATTGATCAACTTCCTAAATTTGAATCCGAATTGTATGAAAAAGCAAAACTTTGGTTAGATGAAGATAGTGCCAGTAACAAAGTTCATCAAATTGAAACTGACTTTACTGTTTTACCCGAAGAAATGGGTGATAAACTTTTAAAGGAATGGAAAGACCTAGAACCATTTGGCCAAGGGAATCCTGACATAAAATTAGGAATCAAAAATGCCAAAGCAATGCATCTAACTCCTCTGAGTGGGGGAAAACATGTTAGATTCCATATTGTAGGGAGTGGTTCTTTAAAGTTTATGATTTGGAACAAAGGGGAAGAATTCCAAAACTTTATGTCGAAACATGGTAGTTTTGATCTGGTAGGAAGTTTGGAAGAAAACTTTTACCAAGGAAGGAAAACCTTACAGTTCATAGTGGAATGGTTTGGAATTTCGGAAACTGCTGGATCCTAA
- a CDS encoding LA_1448 family UV-C exposure upregulated protein — protein sequence MSKHLFSLACITLSLFLVSCAPKKQEINAYDLKRVLERFAQNRIQTGLMADTKRPTPSDVQLFEEACDVYRLSVPEAKEMLKQENQALYESIYGNE from the coding sequence ATGTCGAAACATCTCTTCTCACTCGCCTGTATCACACTCTCCCTTTTCCTTGTCAGTTGTGCTCCCAAAAAACAAGAAATCAATGCTTATGATTTAAAACGTGTTTTGGAACGATTTGCTCAAAATCGAATCCAAACGGGACTGATGGCAGATACCAAACGACCAACTCCATCAGACGTGCAACTATTCGAAGAAGCATGTGATGTGTATCGTTTGTCTGTCCCTGAGGCAAAAGAAATGTTAAAACAAGAGAATCAGGCATTATACGAGTCAATTTATGGAAATGAATAA
- a CDS encoding cupin domain-containing protein: MATIVRKQETIQDKDQVKAFLTQKGLVYESYKTPESLDLILGQKGLSDAEKEEILSGLEYRFDQLKKEHGYKANDLVVLHDEVPGINDMLAKFDKLHIHTDEEVRYIIDGSGIFGFIIDGERFEVHVGKGDFISIPANTNHWFTLDKNLRIKAVRYFKDNSGWTPVYVDESKVLINA, translated from the coding sequence ATGGCAACGATTGTTAGAAAACAAGAAACGATCCAGGACAAAGACCAAGTGAAAGCATTTTTGACCCAAAAAGGTCTAGTGTATGAGTCTTATAAAACTCCTGAATCATTGGATCTTATCCTTGGCCAAAAAGGTTTATCGGATGCGGAAAAAGAAGAAATACTTTCTGGATTGGAATACCGTTTTGACCAATTGAAAAAAGAGCATGGGTATAAGGCAAATGACCTAGTGGTCCTTCATGATGAAGTGCCAGGTATCAATGATATGCTTGCAAAGTTTGACAAACTCCATATCCATACGGATGAGGAAGTTCGGTATATCATCGATGGAAGTGGAATTTTTGGATTCATCATCGACGGGGAACGATTTGAAGTGCATGTGGGAAAAGGTGATTTTATTTCGATCCCAGCCAATACAAACCATTGGTTCACTTTGGACAAAAATTTACGAATCAAAGCAGTTCGTTATTTTAAAGACAATTCTGGATGGACCCCTGTGTATGTAGATGAGTCAAAAGTTCTCATCAACGCATAA
- a CDS encoding inorganic pyrophosphatase, translating into MKPNYYVAHPWHGLELGPKAPDELDVFIELTPQDTVKYEIDKASGFIRVDRPQKYSNRSPTLYGFIPRTFSGEASGKHCSDVVGRPDIVGDGDPIDICVLSVNPITHGNMILTVIPIGGLRMIDKGEADDKIVAVLKGDEVFGQIKEISEVPKALINKLHHYFLTYKLDPNSPSTGTVEITEVYDRAEAIKVIQYGIEDYIKKFVTV; encoded by the coding sequence ATGAAACCAAATTATTACGTAGCACATCCTTGGCATGGATTGGAGTTAGGACCAAAAGCTCCTGATGAGTTAGATGTTTTTATTGAACTGACTCCGCAAGACACAGTGAAATATGAAATTGATAAAGCATCTGGTTTCATTCGTGTAGACCGACCACAAAAGTATAGTAACCGTTCTCCTACTTTATATGGATTTATCCCTCGCACTTTTTCTGGTGAAGCTTCGGGCAAACATTGTTCGGATGTAGTGGGAAGGCCTGATATTGTGGGTGATGGAGATCCAATTGATATTTGTGTATTAAGTGTAAATCCAATCACCCATGGTAATATGATCCTTACTGTGATTCCGATTGGTGGATTGCGTATGATTGATAAAGGGGAAGCGGATGACAAAATTGTCGCTGTACTCAAAGGAGATGAAGTATTTGGTCAAATCAAAGAGATTTCAGAAGTTCCAAAAGCACTCATCAACAAACTCCACCATTATTTTCTAACTTATAAATTAGATCCGAACTCTCCTTCCACGGGAACAGTCGAAATAACAGAAGTTTATGATCGTGCTGAAGCGATCAAAGTCATTCAATATGGTATAGAGGATTATATCAAAAAATTTGTAACTGTATGA
- a CDS encoding TolC family protein produces the protein MKHLIRYLLILLLGFMTTAVFSKEKAVYELHSKDELFYLGEDSRAQDSKEKWNLDELENFAVASNPLYLREKQNIGMARGDVITASLYYNPIVNMQQQFMGASSKAATGLPETSVIYNQPFDMSGVIPQREKVAKQEFLATIASFRDFDRLFRLRLRQNFWTYLYVTEQINYQKEFLENYQDLLDLTKLRAEKGDISFLEYDRLALERVQIEREYRNARILRAQVVKNLRVLIGISDINSPLNIKGRLEFISTKEFGIDLNDFDIEERPDLVALKIRQQRERMNIELKKREIIPPLTLGVEFLNKGNENVAGVYAATPLPLFDRKQGEILKSEESYKKLGFDVDAKRNEILSEISAAIKELQARESQLLDYQKMGLLEKNKEVQEKSRLAYIRGASNLVTFLEAEKNYLSVLRSYYEIIYLYYNALEGYKASIGKMDNSEF, from the coding sequence ATGAAGCATTTAATTAGATATCTACTCATTCTATTATTGGGATTCATGACAACTGCAGTTTTTTCAAAAGAAAAAGCTGTATATGAATTACATTCAAAGGATGAGTTGTTTTATTTGGGAGAAGATTCAAGAGCCCAGGATTCCAAAGAAAAATGGAATTTGGACGAGTTAGAAAATTTTGCTGTAGCAAGTAATCCACTGTATTTGCGAGAAAAACAAAATATTGGTATGGCTCGTGGTGATGTGATCACTGCCAGTTTGTATTACAATCCCATTGTGAATATGCAACAGCAGTTTATGGGTGCCTCTTCCAAAGCAGCAACTGGTCTTCCGGAAACATCGGTCATTTACAACCAACCTTTTGATATGAGTGGTGTGATCCCACAACGTGAAAAGGTAGCCAAACAAGAGTTTTTGGCAACGATTGCTAGTTTTCGGGATTTTGATCGTTTGTTTCGGTTACGCCTACGCCAAAATTTTTGGACTTATTTATATGTTACAGAACAGATTAATTACCAAAAAGAATTTTTGGAAAATTACCAAGACCTTCTCGACTTAACGAAGTTACGTGCTGAGAAAGGAGATATTTCGTTTTTAGAGTATGATCGTTTGGCTCTGGAAAGAGTTCAAATTGAAAGAGAATACCGAAATGCAAGGATCCTTCGCGCTCAAGTTGTTAAAAACTTGCGAGTGTTGATCGGAATTTCAGATATCAATTCTCCACTCAATATTAAAGGAAGGTTAGAATTTATCTCCACGAAGGAGTTTGGGATTGACCTCAACGATTTTGATATTGAGGAGAGACCAGACCTAGTTGCTTTAAAAATCAGACAACAACGTGAACGAATGAACATTGAACTCAAAAAAAGAGAAATCATCCCTCCACTGACCCTTGGGGTAGAGTTTTTAAATAAGGGAAATGAAAACGTTGCAGGTGTTTATGCGGCCACTCCTCTTCCACTGTTTGATAGGAAACAAGGTGAGATCTTAAAATCAGAAGAATCTTATAAAAAATTAGGATTTGATGTAGATGCGAAACGAAATGAGATTTTATCTGAAATTTCTGCTGCCATCAAAGAATTACAAGCAAGAGAGTCACAATTGCTAGATTACCAGAAGATGGGACTCTTAGAAAAAAACAAAGAAGTGCAAGAAAAATCGAGGCTTGCATACATTCGTGGTGCATCCAATTTAGTTACGTTTTTGGAAGCCGAAAAAAACTATCTTAGTGTGCTTAGAAGTTATTATGAAATCATTTACCTTTATTACAACGCTTTGGAAGGATATAAAGCATCCATAGGAAAAATGGATAACTCGGAGTTTTAG